One region of Tachysurus vachellii isolate PV-2020 chromosome 11, HZAU_Pvac_v1, whole genome shotgun sequence genomic DNA includes:
- the abl2 gene encoding tyrosine-protein kinase ABL2 isoform X1, with protein sequence MGQQVGRVGDGASAALQSPPHGHSQQPQPHQSRGSRGSSSGRRPREATSAGTPACRLAVTANASDPGINIFTQHSEALHRPFGLDSSTLTEAVRWSSKENLLGAAESDPNLFVALYDFVASGDNTLSITKGEKLRVLGYNQNGEWSEVRSKNGQGWVPSNYITPVNSLEKHSWYHGPVSRSAAEYLLSSLINGSFLVRESESSPGQLSISLRYEGRVYHYRINTASDGKVYVTSESRFSTLAELVHHHSTVADGLVTTLHYPAPKCNKPTVYGVSPIHDKWEMERTDITMKHKLGGGQYGEVYVGVWKKYNLTVAVKTLKEDTMEVEEFLKEAAVMKEVKHPNLVQLLGVCTLEPPFYIVTEYMPHGNLLDYLRECDREEVNAVVLLYMATQISSAMEYLEKKNFIHRDLAARNCLVGENHVVKVADFGLSRLMTGDTYTAHAGAKFPIKWTAPESLAYNTFSIKSDVWAFGVLLWEIATYGMSPYPGIDLSQVYDLLEKGYRMEQPEGCPPKVYELMRACWQWSPLDRPSFAEIHQAFETMFHDSSISEEVAEELCKTASCGKGGVVHSFSHDQPLVPSKSRQQKKHSDNKENMEGLESRHEPGAHGPSASLLVGDGRSSSSPALPRKQRDKSSSGLLDDTLDATFTRDRKAGFFSSFMKKKSTTASTSQPQHNPSGSFRDLETQPHKKYEPTTAFGGPPPLPQTDGLGFSPSHGEGNHVQSRCCGATFGQKLSGSNSSTSTQVGSSSSWAGLAGFFTPRLIKKTLGLRTGKSSATDEGGGAARPFPRSNSTSSMSAGLPDLERMALTLPRNRSKPPLERTVSTTSQPENGAPRPSDTPSRKLDEGTAQIRDRPKAKLLPRAVSVGTGAARAPGVGGEAESDAHTQGRVGQDDRPAWSSPSKTLVGPHNHKVPVLISPTLKPGTADPHLVGVDSQGNRFKLLADSGTDRPRLIKPKCAPPPPPTLRTLQHSYSTEGADETTNMSPEINGDGVKRSGRGSGGTRPCIPPPQAPLAPAASSSNITTNKMANGGTTSASTKLTLRRTRQQLERIPLEKVSKEALLECAECLSLALHSSTEPCSSSQVLDAGHQLLDYCSGYVDCIPQTRNKFAFREALGKLELSLQELRASSTGGGGGLSGSGTSPALDNLHSCIKEISDVVQR encoded by the exons ATGGGACAGCAGGTAGGGCGAGTGGGTGATGGGGCCTCGGCGGCACTCCAAAGCCCACCACACGGACACTCACAGCAACCGCAGCCGCACCAAAGCAGAGGGAGCCGGGGGAGCAGCTCCGGGAGGAGACCGCGGGAAGCGACGAGCGCCGGGACACCAGCGTGTAGACTCGCCGTTACCGCTAACGCTTCCGACCCTGGAATTAACATATTCACTCAGCATTCAG AGGCCCTGCATAGGCCGTTTGGATTGGACTCGTCCACTCTGACTGAGGCGGTGCGTTGGAGCTCAAAGGAGAACCTGCTGGGTGCTGCTGAGAGTGACCCAAACCTGTTTGTCGCACTTTACGACTTCGTGGCCAGTGGTGACAACACACTGAGCATCACAAAAG GAGAAAAGCTCAGGGTGCTGGGCTACAACCAGAATGGCGAATGGAGTGAAGTTCGCTCTAAGAACGGTCAAGGCTGGGTCCCCAGTAACTACATCACACCTGTGAACAGTCTGGAGAAGCACAGCTGGTATCACGGTCCCGTGTCTCGCAGCGCAGCCGAGTATCTACTCAGCAGCCTCATCAACGGCAGCTTTCttgtgagggagagtgagagcagCCCGGGCCAGCTCTCTATTTCACTGCGCTACGAGGGCCGAGTCTACCACTACCGCATTAACACTGCCTCTGATGGCAAG GTCTATGTAACCTCAGAGAGCAGGTTCAGCACATTAGCCGAGCTGGTCCATCATCATTCCACTGTAGCGGATGGTCTGGTGACGACGCTGCACTACCCAGCCCCGAAATGCAACAAGCCCACTGTCTACGGGGTCTCGCCCATCCACGACAAGTGGGAGATGGAGCGCACTGATATCACCATGAAGCACAAGCTAGGAGGAGGCCAGTATGGAGAGGTCTATGTGGGTGTCTGGAAGAAATACAACCTCACGGTTGCTGTCAAAACACTCAAG GAAGACACTATGGAAGTGGAAGAGTTTCTGAAAGAGGCTGCAGTCATGAAAGAGGTGAAACACCCCAATCTAGTGCAGCTGCTTG GTGTATGCACACTGGAGCCTCCTTTCTACATAGTGACGGAGTACATGCCTCACGGCAACCTCCTGGACTACCTCCGTGAGTGTGACCGTGAGGAGGTGAATGCTGTCGTGCTGCTCTACATGGCCACTCAGATTTCCTCTGCCATGGAATACCTGGAAAAAAAGAACTTTATTCATAG ggacCTGGCTGCACGAAACTGTCTAGTAGGAGAGAACCATGTGGTAAAGGTGGCTGATTTTGGCTTGAGTCGGCTGATGACAGGAGACACGTACACAGCTCATGCTGGCGCCAAGTTCCCCATCAAGTGGACTGCACCAGAGAGCCTGGCCTACAACACCTTTTCCATCAAATCAGACGTCTGGG CATTTGGAGTGCTTCTGTGGGAGATTGCGACCTATGGTATGTCTCCATATCCTGGTATTGACCTGTCTCAGGTTTATGACCTGCTGGAGAAGGGCTACCGCATGGAACAGCCAGAAGGCTGTCCTCCAAAAGTCTACGAACTTATGAGGGCAT GTTGGCAGTGGAGCCCACTGGATAGACCCTCGTTTGCAGAGATCCATCAGgcctttgagacaatgttccaTGACTCCAGCATATCAGAAG AAGTGGCAGAGGAACTGTGTAAGACTGCCTCTTGTGGTAAGGGTGGGGTAGTCCACTCGTTCAGTCACGATCAGCCCCTCGTTCCCTCCAAGTCAAGGCAGCAGAAGAAGCACTCAGACAATAAGGAGAACATGGAGGGACTGGAGAGTCGGCATGAGCCTGGAGCTCACGGTCCTTCAG CCTCTCTACTGGTAGGTGATGGTCGTTCCAGCAGCTCTCCTGCTTTGCCCCGGAAGCAGAGGGACAAATCTTCTAGTGGCCTGCTTGATGACACGTTGGATGCTACTTTTACTCGTGATCGCAAAGCTGGCTTCTTCAGCTCTTTCATGAAGAAGAAATCAACAACCGCTTCCACCTCTCAGCCTCAGCACAACCCCAGTGGCTCCTTTCGAGACCTCGAGACACAGCCTCACAAGAAGTACGAACCCACAACTGCTTTTGGCGGTCCTCCTCCACTGCCTCAGACTGATGGCCTTGGCTTCTCTCCGTCTCATGGAGAAGGAAACCATGTTCAGTCACGGTGCTGTGGAGCTACTTTTGGCCAGAAGCTCTCTGGGTCAAACTCTTCCACCTCTACCCAGGTGGGCAGCAGCAGTAGCTGGGCAGGACTTGCAGGCTTCTTCACACCACGCCTTATCAAAAAAACCCTGGGGTTGCGAACTGGGAAGTCTTCTGCGACTGATGAAGGGGGTGGGGCAGCCAGGCCCTTTCCTCGTTCAAATTCAACGTCCTCCATGTCAGCTGGGCTGCCAGATTTGGAGCGCATGGCACTAACATTACCAAGGAACCGTAGCAAACCACCACTGGAACGCACGGTGTCCACCACATCACAGCCAGAGAATGGTGCCCCGCGACCCTCAGACACTCCGTCCCGAAAGCTGGACGAGGGCACAGCACAGATCCGGGACAGACCAAAAGCTAAACTTTTGCCACGTGCAGTATCGGTGGGCACAGGAGCGGCTAGGGCACCAGGGGTTGGGGGTGAGGCAGAGTCTGATGCTCATACTCAGGGTAGAGTGGGGCAGGATGACAGACCGGCCTGGTCTTCTCCATCTAAAACGTTAGTCGGCCCACACAATCATAAAGTCCCAGTCCTAATCTCTCCAACATTGAAGCCTGGCACAGCTGATCCACACCTGGTTGGTGTAGACTCTCAGGGCAACCGCTTCAAGCTGCTGGCTGATAGTGGCACTGATAGGCCACGACTGATCAAGCCCAAGTGTGCCCCACCTCCTCCACCCACACTGCGCACTCTCCAACACAGTTATAGCACAGAAGGTGCTGATGAAACAACTAACATGAGCCCAGAGATCAATGGAGATGGGGTCAAAAGATCGGGGAGAGGGTCAGGAGGAACTCGGCCATGTATACCGCCACCACAAGCACCTCTAGCACCTGCTGCTTCTTCCAGTAATATCACAACAAACAAGATGGCCAATGGTGGCACTACCTCTGCCTCCACAAAGCTGACACTGAGACGGACCCGGCAGCAGCTAGAACGTATACCACTGGAAAAAGTGAGTAAAGAAGCTCTGCTGGAATGTGCTGAGTGCCTGAGCCTTGCGCTCCACAGCAGTACAGAGCCATGCTCCAGCAGCCAAGTCTTGGATGCTGGACACCAGTTACTCGACTACTGTTCAGGCTATGTAGACTGCATCCCACAAACACGTAACAAGTTTGCCTTTCGTGAGGCTTTGGGGAAACTAGAACTCAGCCTCCAGGAGCTGCGGGCTTCTTCTACGGGTGGAGGAGGGGGACTAAGTGGAAGTGGGACAAGTCCTGCTCTGGACAACTTGCACTCTTGCATTAAAGAGATCAGCGATGTAGTGCAAAGGTAG
- the abl2 gene encoding tyrosine-protein kinase ABL2 isoform X3, whose protein sequence is MGQQVGRVGDGASAALQSPPHGHSQQPQPHQSRGSRGSSSGRRPREATSAGTPACRLAVTANASDPGINIFTQHSEALHRPFGLDSSTLTEAVRWSSKENLLGAAESDPNLFVALYDFVASGDNTLSITKGEKLRVLGYNQNGEWSEVRSKNGQGWVPSNYITPVNSLEKHSWYHGPVSRSAAEYLLSSLINGSFLVRESESSPGQLSISLRYEGRVYHYRINTASDGKVYVTSESRFSTLAELVHHHSTVADGLVTTLHYPAPKCNKPTVYGVSPIHDKWEMERTDITMKHKLGGGQYGEVYVGVWKKYNLTVAVKTLKEDTMEVEEFLKEAAVMKEVKHPNLVQLLGVCTLEPPFYIVTEYMPHGNLLDYLRECDREEVNAVVLLYMATQISSAMEYLEKKNFIHRDLAARNCLVGENHVVKVADFGLSRLMTGDTYTAHAGAKFPIKWTAPESLAYNTFSIKSDVWAFGVLLWEIATYGMSPYPGIDLSQVYDLLEKGYRMEQPEGCPPKVYELMRACWQWSPLDRPSFAEIHQAFETMFHDSSISEEVAEELCKTASCGKGGVVHSFSHDQPLVPSKSRQQKKHSDNKENMEGLESRHEPGAHGPSGTSADLHFTPSLLVGDGRSSSSPALPRKQRDKSSSGLLDDTLDATFTRDRKAGFFSSFMKKKSTTASTSQPQHNPSGSFRDLETQPHKKYEPTTAFGGPPPLPQTDGLGFSPSHGEGNHVQSRCCGATFGQKLSGSNSSTSTQVGSSSSWAGLAGFFTPRLIKKTLGLRTGKSSATDEGGGAARPFPRSNSTSSMSAGLPDLERMALTLPRNRSKPPLERTVSTTSQPENGAPRPSDTPSRKLDEGTAQIRDRPKAKLLPRAVSVGTGAARAPGVGGEAESDAHTQGRVGQDDRPAWSSPSKTLVGPHNHKVPVLISPTLKPGTADPHLVGVDSQGNRFKLLADSGTDRPRLIKPKCAPPPPPTLRTLQHSYSTEGADETTNMSPEINGDGVKRSGRGSGGTRPCIPPPQAPLAPAASSSNITTNKMANGGTTSASTKLTLRRTRQQLERIPLEKVSKEALLECAECLSLALHSSTEPCSSSQVLDAGHQLLDYCSGYVDCIPQTRNKFAFREALGKLELSLQELRASSTGGGGGLSGSGTSPALDNLHSCIKEISDVVQR, encoded by the exons ATGGGACAGCAGGTAGGGCGAGTGGGTGATGGGGCCTCGGCGGCACTCCAAAGCCCACCACACGGACACTCACAGCAACCGCAGCCGCACCAAAGCAGAGGGAGCCGGGGGAGCAGCTCCGGGAGGAGACCGCGGGAAGCGACGAGCGCCGGGACACCAGCGTGTAGACTCGCCGTTACCGCTAACGCTTCCGACCCTGGAATTAACATATTCACTCAGCATTCAG AGGCCCTGCATAGGCCGTTTGGATTGGACTCGTCCACTCTGACTGAGGCGGTGCGTTGGAGCTCAAAGGAGAACCTGCTGGGTGCTGCTGAGAGTGACCCAAACCTGTTTGTCGCACTTTACGACTTCGTGGCCAGTGGTGACAACACACTGAGCATCACAAAAG GAGAAAAGCTCAGGGTGCTGGGCTACAACCAGAATGGCGAATGGAGTGAAGTTCGCTCTAAGAACGGTCAAGGCTGGGTCCCCAGTAACTACATCACACCTGTGAACAGTCTGGAGAAGCACAGCTGGTATCACGGTCCCGTGTCTCGCAGCGCAGCCGAGTATCTACTCAGCAGCCTCATCAACGGCAGCTTTCttgtgagggagagtgagagcagCCCGGGCCAGCTCTCTATTTCACTGCGCTACGAGGGCCGAGTCTACCACTACCGCATTAACACTGCCTCTGATGGCAAG GTCTATGTAACCTCAGAGAGCAGGTTCAGCACATTAGCCGAGCTGGTCCATCATCATTCCACTGTAGCGGATGGTCTGGTGACGACGCTGCACTACCCAGCCCCGAAATGCAACAAGCCCACTGTCTACGGGGTCTCGCCCATCCACGACAAGTGGGAGATGGAGCGCACTGATATCACCATGAAGCACAAGCTAGGAGGAGGCCAGTATGGAGAGGTCTATGTGGGTGTCTGGAAGAAATACAACCTCACGGTTGCTGTCAAAACACTCAAG GAAGACACTATGGAAGTGGAAGAGTTTCTGAAAGAGGCTGCAGTCATGAAAGAGGTGAAACACCCCAATCTAGTGCAGCTGCTTG GTGTATGCACACTGGAGCCTCCTTTCTACATAGTGACGGAGTACATGCCTCACGGCAACCTCCTGGACTACCTCCGTGAGTGTGACCGTGAGGAGGTGAATGCTGTCGTGCTGCTCTACATGGCCACTCAGATTTCCTCTGCCATGGAATACCTGGAAAAAAAGAACTTTATTCATAG ggacCTGGCTGCACGAAACTGTCTAGTAGGAGAGAACCATGTGGTAAAGGTGGCTGATTTTGGCTTGAGTCGGCTGATGACAGGAGACACGTACACAGCTCATGCTGGCGCCAAGTTCCCCATCAAGTGGACTGCACCAGAGAGCCTGGCCTACAACACCTTTTCCATCAAATCAGACGTCTGGG CATTTGGAGTGCTTCTGTGGGAGATTGCGACCTATGGTATGTCTCCATATCCTGGTATTGACCTGTCTCAGGTTTATGACCTGCTGGAGAAGGGCTACCGCATGGAACAGCCAGAAGGCTGTCCTCCAAAAGTCTACGAACTTATGAGGGCAT GTTGGCAGTGGAGCCCACTGGATAGACCCTCGTTTGCAGAGATCCATCAGgcctttgagacaatgttccaTGACTCCAGCATATCAGAAG AAGTGGCAGAGGAACTGTGTAAGACTGCCTCTTGTGGTAAGGGTGGGGTAGTCCACTCGTTCAGTCACGATCAGCCCCTCGTTCCCTCCAAGTCAAGGCAGCAGAAGAAGCACTCAGACAATAAGGAGAACATGGAGGGACTGGAGAGTCGGCATGAGCCTGGAGCTCACGGTCCTTCAGGTACATCAGCTGATCTCCACTTCACAC CCTCTCTACTGGTAGGTGATGGTCGTTCCAGCAGCTCTCCTGCTTTGCCCCGGAAGCAGAGGGACAAATCTTCTAGTGGCCTGCTTGATGACACGTTGGATGCTACTTTTACTCGTGATCGCAAAGCTGGCTTCTTCAGCTCTTTCATGAAGAAGAAATCAACAACCGCTTCCACCTCTCAGCCTCAGCACAACCCCAGTGGCTCCTTTCGAGACCTCGAGACACAGCCTCACAAGAAGTACGAACCCACAACTGCTTTTGGCGGTCCTCCTCCACTGCCTCAGACTGATGGCCTTGGCTTCTCTCCGTCTCATGGAGAAGGAAACCATGTTCAGTCACGGTGCTGTGGAGCTACTTTTGGCCAGAAGCTCTCTGGGTCAAACTCTTCCACCTCTACCCAGGTGGGCAGCAGCAGTAGCTGGGCAGGACTTGCAGGCTTCTTCACACCACGCCTTATCAAAAAAACCCTGGGGTTGCGAACTGGGAAGTCTTCTGCGACTGATGAAGGGGGTGGGGCAGCCAGGCCCTTTCCTCGTTCAAATTCAACGTCCTCCATGTCAGCTGGGCTGCCAGATTTGGAGCGCATGGCACTAACATTACCAAGGAACCGTAGCAAACCACCACTGGAACGCACGGTGTCCACCACATCACAGCCAGAGAATGGTGCCCCGCGACCCTCAGACACTCCGTCCCGAAAGCTGGACGAGGGCACAGCACAGATCCGGGACAGACCAAAAGCTAAACTTTTGCCACGTGCAGTATCGGTGGGCACAGGAGCGGCTAGGGCACCAGGGGTTGGGGGTGAGGCAGAGTCTGATGCTCATACTCAGGGTAGAGTGGGGCAGGATGACAGACCGGCCTGGTCTTCTCCATCTAAAACGTTAGTCGGCCCACACAATCATAAAGTCCCAGTCCTAATCTCTCCAACATTGAAGCCTGGCACAGCTGATCCACACCTGGTTGGTGTAGACTCTCAGGGCAACCGCTTCAAGCTGCTGGCTGATAGTGGCACTGATAGGCCACGACTGATCAAGCCCAAGTGTGCCCCACCTCCTCCACCCACACTGCGCACTCTCCAACACAGTTATAGCACAGAAGGTGCTGATGAAACAACTAACATGAGCCCAGAGATCAATGGAGATGGGGTCAAAAGATCGGGGAGAGGGTCAGGAGGAACTCGGCCATGTATACCGCCACCACAAGCACCTCTAGCACCTGCTGCTTCTTCCAGTAATATCACAACAAACAAGATGGCCAATGGTGGCACTACCTCTGCCTCCACAAAGCTGACACTGAGACGGACCCGGCAGCAGCTAGAACGTATACCACTGGAAAAAGTGAGTAAAGAAGCTCTGCTGGAATGTGCTGAGTGCCTGAGCCTTGCGCTCCACAGCAGTACAGAGCCATGCTCCAGCAGCCAAGTCTTGGATGCTGGACACCAGTTACTCGACTACTGTTCAGGCTATGTAGACTGCATCCCACAAACACGTAACAAGTTTGCCTTTCGTGAGGCTTTGGGGAAACTAGAACTCAGCCTCCAGGAGCTGCGGGCTTCTTCTACGGGTGGAGGAGGGGGACTAAGTGGAAGTGGGACAAGTCCTGCTCTGGACAACTTGCACTCTTGCATTAAAGAGATCAGCGATGTAGTGCAAAGGTAG
- the abl2 gene encoding tyrosine-protein kinase ABL2 isoform X2, with protein sequence MPLRTLISHSSFEEERNRLIAVRQQDVDFYNLPEALHRPFGLDSSTLTEAVRWSSKENLLGAAESDPNLFVALYDFVASGDNTLSITKGEKLRVLGYNQNGEWSEVRSKNGQGWVPSNYITPVNSLEKHSWYHGPVSRSAAEYLLSSLINGSFLVRESESSPGQLSISLRYEGRVYHYRINTASDGKVYVTSESRFSTLAELVHHHSTVADGLVTTLHYPAPKCNKPTVYGVSPIHDKWEMERTDITMKHKLGGGQYGEVYVGVWKKYNLTVAVKTLKEDTMEVEEFLKEAAVMKEVKHPNLVQLLGVCTLEPPFYIVTEYMPHGNLLDYLRECDREEVNAVVLLYMATQISSAMEYLEKKNFIHRDLAARNCLVGENHVVKVADFGLSRLMTGDTYTAHAGAKFPIKWTAPESLAYNTFSIKSDVWAFGVLLWEIATYGMSPYPGIDLSQVYDLLEKGYRMEQPEGCPPKVYELMRACWQWSPLDRPSFAEIHQAFETMFHDSSISEEVAEELCKTASCGKGGVVHSFSHDQPLVPSKSRQQKKHSDNKENMEGLESRHEPGAHGPSASLLVGDGRSSSSPALPRKQRDKSSSGLLDDTLDATFTRDRKAGFFSSFMKKKSTTASTSQPQHNPSGSFRDLETQPHKKYEPTTAFGGPPPLPQTDGLGFSPSHGEGNHVQSRCCGATFGQKLSGSNSSTSTQVGSSSSWAGLAGFFTPRLIKKTLGLRTGKSSATDEGGGAARPFPRSNSTSSMSAGLPDLERMALTLPRNRSKPPLERTVSTTSQPENGAPRPSDTPSRKLDEGTAQIRDRPKAKLLPRAVSVGTGAARAPGVGGEAESDAHTQGRVGQDDRPAWSSPSKTLVGPHNHKVPVLISPTLKPGTADPHLVGVDSQGNRFKLLADSGTDRPRLIKPKCAPPPPPTLRTLQHSYSTEGADETTNMSPEINGDGVKRSGRGSGGTRPCIPPPQAPLAPAASSSNITTNKMANGGTTSASTKLTLRRTRQQLERIPLEKVSKEALLECAECLSLALHSSTEPCSSSQVLDAGHQLLDYCSGYVDCIPQTRNKFAFREALGKLELSLQELRASSTGGGGGLSGSGTSPALDNLHSCIKEISDVVQR encoded by the exons ATGCCACTGCGTACTTTAATATCACACAGCAGCTTTgaggaagagagaaatagaCTGATCGCTGTCAGACAGCAGGACGTGGATTTTTACAATCTTCCAG AGGCCCTGCATAGGCCGTTTGGATTGGACTCGTCCACTCTGACTGAGGCGGTGCGTTGGAGCTCAAAGGAGAACCTGCTGGGTGCTGCTGAGAGTGACCCAAACCTGTTTGTCGCACTTTACGACTTCGTGGCCAGTGGTGACAACACACTGAGCATCACAAAAG GAGAAAAGCTCAGGGTGCTGGGCTACAACCAGAATGGCGAATGGAGTGAAGTTCGCTCTAAGAACGGTCAAGGCTGGGTCCCCAGTAACTACATCACACCTGTGAACAGTCTGGAGAAGCACAGCTGGTATCACGGTCCCGTGTCTCGCAGCGCAGCCGAGTATCTACTCAGCAGCCTCATCAACGGCAGCTTTCttgtgagggagagtgagagcagCCCGGGCCAGCTCTCTATTTCACTGCGCTACGAGGGCCGAGTCTACCACTACCGCATTAACACTGCCTCTGATGGCAAG GTCTATGTAACCTCAGAGAGCAGGTTCAGCACATTAGCCGAGCTGGTCCATCATCATTCCACTGTAGCGGATGGTCTGGTGACGACGCTGCACTACCCAGCCCCGAAATGCAACAAGCCCACTGTCTACGGGGTCTCGCCCATCCACGACAAGTGGGAGATGGAGCGCACTGATATCACCATGAAGCACAAGCTAGGAGGAGGCCAGTATGGAGAGGTCTATGTGGGTGTCTGGAAGAAATACAACCTCACGGTTGCTGTCAAAACACTCAAG GAAGACACTATGGAAGTGGAAGAGTTTCTGAAAGAGGCTGCAGTCATGAAAGAGGTGAAACACCCCAATCTAGTGCAGCTGCTTG GTGTATGCACACTGGAGCCTCCTTTCTACATAGTGACGGAGTACATGCCTCACGGCAACCTCCTGGACTACCTCCGTGAGTGTGACCGTGAGGAGGTGAATGCTGTCGTGCTGCTCTACATGGCCACTCAGATTTCCTCTGCCATGGAATACCTGGAAAAAAAGAACTTTATTCATAG ggacCTGGCTGCACGAAACTGTCTAGTAGGAGAGAACCATGTGGTAAAGGTGGCTGATTTTGGCTTGAGTCGGCTGATGACAGGAGACACGTACACAGCTCATGCTGGCGCCAAGTTCCCCATCAAGTGGACTGCACCAGAGAGCCTGGCCTACAACACCTTTTCCATCAAATCAGACGTCTGGG CATTTGGAGTGCTTCTGTGGGAGATTGCGACCTATGGTATGTCTCCATATCCTGGTATTGACCTGTCTCAGGTTTATGACCTGCTGGAGAAGGGCTACCGCATGGAACAGCCAGAAGGCTGTCCTCCAAAAGTCTACGAACTTATGAGGGCAT GTTGGCAGTGGAGCCCACTGGATAGACCCTCGTTTGCAGAGATCCATCAGgcctttgagacaatgttccaTGACTCCAGCATATCAGAAG AAGTGGCAGAGGAACTGTGTAAGACTGCCTCTTGTGGTAAGGGTGGGGTAGTCCACTCGTTCAGTCACGATCAGCCCCTCGTTCCCTCCAAGTCAAGGCAGCAGAAGAAGCACTCAGACAATAAGGAGAACATGGAGGGACTGGAGAGTCGGCATGAGCCTGGAGCTCACGGTCCTTCAG CCTCTCTACTGGTAGGTGATGGTCGTTCCAGCAGCTCTCCTGCTTTGCCCCGGAAGCAGAGGGACAAATCTTCTAGTGGCCTGCTTGATGACACGTTGGATGCTACTTTTACTCGTGATCGCAAAGCTGGCTTCTTCAGCTCTTTCATGAAGAAGAAATCAACAACCGCTTCCACCTCTCAGCCTCAGCACAACCCCAGTGGCTCCTTTCGAGACCTCGAGACACAGCCTCACAAGAAGTACGAACCCACAACTGCTTTTGGCGGTCCTCCTCCACTGCCTCAGACTGATGGCCTTGGCTTCTCTCCGTCTCATGGAGAAGGAAACCATGTTCAGTCACGGTGCTGTGGAGCTACTTTTGGCCAGAAGCTCTCTGGGTCAAACTCTTCCACCTCTACCCAGGTGGGCAGCAGCAGTAGCTGGGCAGGACTTGCAGGCTTCTTCACACCACGCCTTATCAAAAAAACCCTGGGGTTGCGAACTGGGAAGTCTTCTGCGACTGATGAAGGGGGTGGGGCAGCCAGGCCCTTTCCTCGTTCAAATTCAACGTCCTCCATGTCAGCTGGGCTGCCAGATTTGGAGCGCATGGCACTAACATTACCAAGGAACCGTAGCAAACCACCACTGGAACGCACGGTGTCCACCACATCACAGCCAGAGAATGGTGCCCCGCGACCCTCAGACACTCCGTCCCGAAAGCTGGACGAGGGCACAGCACAGATCCGGGACAGACCAAAAGCTAAACTTTTGCCACGTGCAGTATCGGTGGGCACAGGAGCGGCTAGGGCACCAGGGGTTGGGGGTGAGGCAGAGTCTGATGCTCATACTCAGGGTAGAGTGGGGCAGGATGACAGACCGGCCTGGTCTTCTCCATCTAAAACGTTAGTCGGCCCACACAATCATAAAGTCCCAGTCCTAATCTCTCCAACATTGAAGCCTGGCACAGCTGATCCACACCTGGTTGGTGTAGACTCTCAGGGCAACCGCTTCAAGCTGCTGGCTGATAGTGGCACTGATAGGCCACGACTGATCAAGCCCAAGTGTGCCCCACCTCCTCCACCCACACTGCGCACTCTCCAACACAGTTATAGCACAGAAGGTGCTGATGAAACAACTAACATGAGCCCAGAGATCAATGGAGATGGGGTCAAAAGATCGGGGAGAGGGTCAGGAGGAACTCGGCCATGTATACCGCCACCACAAGCACCTCTAGCACCTGCTGCTTCTTCCAGTAATATCACAACAAACAAGATGGCCAATGGTGGCACTACCTCTGCCTCCACAAAGCTGACACTGAGACGGACCCGGCAGCAGCTAGAACGTATACCACTGGAAAAAGTGAGTAAAGAAGCTCTGCTGGAATGTGCTGAGTGCCTGAGCCTTGCGCTCCACAGCAGTACAGAGCCATGCTCCAGCAGCCAAGTCTTGGATGCTGGACACCAGTTACTCGACTACTGTTCAGGCTATGTAGACTGCATCCCACAAACACGTAACAAGTTTGCCTTTCGTGAGGCTTTGGGGAAACTAGAACTCAGCCTCCAGGAGCTGCGGGCTTCTTCTACGGGTGGAGGAGGGGGACTAAGTGGAAGTGGGACAAGTCCTGCTCTGGACAACTTGCACTCTTGCATTAAAGAGATCAGCGATGTAGTGCAAAGGTAG